In Fusarium oxysporum f. sp. lycopersici 4287 chromosome 2, whole genome shotgun sequence, a genomic segment contains:
- a CDS encoding hypothetical protein (At least one base has a quality score < 10): MSTRPVVVVGSGLAGLSASYEALQHGAPSVHLLDRAPKPGGNSIKASSGINGAGTKFQRAAGVESDTLFYSDSVRSAGSRFHLTQPPVDREALITKLTTESAAAVNWLVDEIGVDLSVVAPLGGHSIARTHRGAGKTPPGAAIIIALLNKLKENGKFSITNLAEVKALLKEGNTVKGVEYELEGKRHNIEGSVLFASGGFAGDATGLLARYRPDLKGIPSTNEERPGSHDILTAVGAELLDMDSVQIHPTGFVDPATPNSMLKFLAAEMLRGEGGILLSPEGSRFVNEMDTREHVSNAIMKLPTATDGDGVIKQWDITILLDPDLRPYRDYNMGMYNSQEEHDNLVWDKNDEDFEAAQQQLRLKTFCRKVEGFVQ, encoded by the exons ATGTCCACGCGTcccgtcgtcgtcgtcggCTCCGGCCTCGCTGGTTTATCAGCATCGTATGAGGCTCTTCAGCACGGGGCTCCATCggttcatcttcttgatcgCGCCCCTAAGCCTGGCGGTAACAGCATCAAGGCTTCGTCTGGTATTAACGGTGCGGGCACCAAGTTTCAGCGCGCTGCTGGCGTGGAGAGCGATACACTTTTCTACAGCGACTCTGTCAGATCGGCTGGGTCACGGTTCCATCTCACACAACCTCCTGTCGATCGTGAGGCTCTCATCACAAAACTCACTACCGAGTCAGCAGCTGCAGTCAACtggcttgttgatgagatcggTGTAGATCTCAGCGTCGTGGCACCACTTGGTGGCCACAGCATTGCTCGCACTCACCGCGGCGCTGGAAAGACACCGCCCGGAGCCGCCATTATCATCGCTTTActcaacaaactcaaggAGAATGGGAAGTTCTCTATTACCAACCTTGCTGAAGTCAAGGCATTACTTAAGGAGGGAAACACCGTCAAAGGTGTCGAATACGAATTGGAAGGGAAGAGGCACAACATTGAGGGATCAGTCTTATTCGCTAGTGGTGGCTTCGCTGGAGATGCCACAGGTCTTCTAGCACGTTATCGCCCTGACCTAAAGGGTATCCCTTCGACGAACGAGGAGAGGCCGGGGTCTCACGATATTCTCACCGCTGTTGGAGCTGAGCTATTAGATATGGACAGCGTGCAAATTCATCCAACAGGCTTCGTTGATCCCGCGACGCCCAACTCCATGCTCAAGTTTCTCGCGGCTGAGATGCTCCGTGGTGAAGGCGGTATTCTTCTTTCACCCGAGGGTTCTCGCTTTGTAAACGAGATGGATACTCGTGAGCATGTCAGCAACGCTATTATGAAGCTTCCAACTGCCACTGATGGCGACGGTGTCATCAAGCAATGGGATATTACTATTCTTCTTGACCCTG ATCTGAG GCCCTACCGGGATT ACAACATGGGCATGTATAACAGCCAGGAAGAGCACGACAACCTTGTATGGGACAAGAACGATGAAGATTTCGAGGCAGCACAGCAACAACTCCGATTAAAGACCTTCTGTCGCAAAGTTGAAGGGTTCGTCCAATAG